Proteins encoded by one window of Gemmatimonadaceae bacterium:
- a CDS encoding iron-sulfur cluster assembly scaffold protein — translation MSHPYSARILEHFRRPRNQGTLEHASVSQEGSNPLCGDRVRVELAVEGDVVRAAKFVANACAVCVASASVLTGLVHDAPLEDVESLTTDELVRALDARLPAARLACVSLPLTVLHAGVMLYRQRTREAAP, via the coding sequence GTGTCCCATCCGTACAGCGCGAGGATCCTCGAGCACTTCCGGCGCCCCCGCAACCAGGGCACGCTGGAGCATGCCTCCGTCTCACAGGAGGGGAGCAATCCGCTCTGTGGCGATCGCGTGCGCGTGGAACTCGCGGTGGAGGGTGACGTCGTGCGTGCCGCGAAGTTTGTCGCCAACGCGTGTGCCGTGTGCGTCGCGTCGGCATCCGTGCTCACCGGTCTCGTGCACGACGCACCGCTCGAGGACGTCGAGTCCCTGACCACGGACGAACTCGTGCGTGCGCTCGATGCGCGGCTCCCTGCCGCGCGTCTCGCCTGCGTGAGCCTTCCCCTGACGGTGTTGCACGCCGGCGTCATGCTCTACCGGCAGCGCACGCGCGAGGCTGCCCCGTGA
- a CDS encoding porin — MNRLFALLLPGLLGLTLFPASSHAQSASPSPAPRPWYERLSLRGYAQFRYNRLLETNADLTCSQCDRSIGRNGGFFLRRGRLVLSGDVTSRLSVHVQPDYASDAAGASHYLQLRDAYFDVFLDARREHRVRLGQSKVPFGFENLQSSQNRLPLDRSDALNSAVPNERDIGVFYYWATSAARRTFRVLIDSGLKGSGDYGIVGVGLMNGQTANRPEANNSPHVVARVSYPFRLTSGHFVELGISGYHGRFVLPSRTPGVSAAPEYSDQRLALAAHWYGQPLGVAAEWTWGEGPEYERSMGSIEVRRLHGGFVQAMYRWRTRGQVIQPFARAQYYTGGKKLELDARHHEVHEFEGGVEWLPTPAFELTAEYARASRVYDDGGLATPSRQQGGFLRLQAQINY; from the coding sequence ATGAACCGTCTCTTCGCCCTCTTGCTGCCGGGGCTCCTCGGCCTGACCCTGTTCCCGGCGTCGTCCCACGCCCAGTCGGCCAGCCCGTCACCGGCGCCGCGGCCGTGGTACGAGCGGCTGTCCCTCCGCGGGTACGCCCAGTTCCGATACAACCGCCTGCTCGAGACCAACGCGGATCTCACGTGTTCGCAGTGCGACCGGTCCATCGGGCGCAATGGCGGCTTCTTCCTCCGACGCGGACGCCTCGTGCTCTCGGGCGATGTCACCAGCCGGCTCTCGGTCCATGTCCAGCCGGACTACGCCTCGGATGCCGCCGGAGCCAGCCACTACCTTCAGCTGCGCGACGCGTACTTCGACGTGTTCCTCGACGCCAGGCGGGAGCATCGCGTGCGGCTCGGGCAGAGCAAGGTGCCGTTCGGGTTCGAGAACCTTCAGTCGAGCCAGAACCGCTTGCCCCTCGACCGGAGCGACGCGCTAAACAGCGCGGTCCCCAACGAGCGCGACATCGGCGTCTTCTATTACTGGGCCACGAGTGCGGCGCGTCGCACGTTTCGCGTGCTGATCGACAGTGGGCTCAAGGGGTCGGGTGACTATGGCATCGTTGGCGTCGGACTCATGAACGGCCAGACGGCGAATCGCCCCGAAGCCAACAACTCGCCGCACGTCGTCGCGCGCGTCTCCTATCCGTTCCGCCTGACGAGCGGGCACTTCGTCGAGCTGGGCATCTCGGGGTACCATGGACGCTTCGTCCTGCCATCGCGAACACCGGGTGTGAGCGCAGCACCTGAATACTCCGATCAGCGGCTTGCGCTTGCCGCACACTGGTACGGGCAACCACTCGGGGTGGCCGCCGAGTGGACCTGGGGCGAGGGGCCGGAGTACGAGCGGTCCATGGGGAGCATCGAGGTGCGCCGCCTGCATGGCGGGTTCGTGCAAGCGATGTATCGGTGGCGAACGCGCGGCCAGGTGATCCAGCCGTTCGCTCGTGCCCAGTACTACACGGGCGGCAAGAAGCTCGAACTGGACGCCAGGCACCATGAGGTGCACGAGTTCGAGGGCGGAGTGGAGTGGCTTCCGACACCTGCATTCGAGCTCACGGCGGAGTACGCGCGCGCGAGCCGCGTGTACGACGATGGCGGGCTCGCAACGCCGAGCCGACAGCAGGGCGGCTTTCTCCGGCTGCAGGCGCAGATCAACTACTGA
- a CDS encoding nucleotidyltransferase family protein produces the protein MIVGIVLAAGQATRFGAPKVLERVRGIELVRHVVDRLTAAGIVDVLVMSGLANDGLHAALGGSGARVVPVPDAASGLSHSLRAAVDALPETCTGFVVALGDQPFIDPAVVRRLQETWETSNAAAVVPVYRDGDRGNPVFFDITMRRHLAALSGDRGARDLLRSMGDRVVQVSIDADAPLDVDLPGDLARLDR, from the coding sequence GTGATCGTCGGCATCGTACTGGCGGCGGGGCAGGCCACGCGATTCGGCGCGCCCAAGGTGCTGGAGCGCGTGCGCGGCATCGAACTCGTCAGGCACGTGGTCGATCGCCTGACGGCGGCGGGGATCGTCGATGTACTCGTGATGAGTGGACTGGCAAACGACGGCCTGCATGCGGCGCTCGGCGGATCCGGGGCGAGGGTGGTGCCGGTGCCTGACGCGGCCTCGGGGCTGAGCCACTCGTTGCGCGCGGCGGTGGATGCGCTGCCGGAGACCTGCACCGGCTTTGTCGTGGCGCTGGGCGATCAGCCGTTCATCGATCCTGCGGTCGTCCGCCGATTGCAGGAGACCTGGGAGACCAGCAACGCGGCTGCGGTGGTCCCGGTGTATCGCGACGGCGATCGCGGCAACCCCGTGTTCTTCGACATCACGATGCGACGACACCTGGCAGCGCTCTCGGGGGACCGCGGCGCGCGCGATCTGTTGCGGTCGATGGGCGATCGCGTGGTGCAGGTGTCGATCGACGCCGATGCGCCGCTGGATGTGGACTTGCCCGGGGACCTCGCGCGGCTGGACCGGTAG
- a CDS encoding xanthine dehydrogenase family protein subunit M, translating to MYPASFEYHRAASVDEALTLLATYGDDAKVLAGGHSLLPVLRLRFASPGHLIDIGRIGALAGIKDGPTAITIGATTRHADVAASTTIAAKAPLVAEAAALIGDPKVRNMGTIGGSLSHADPGADLPAAMVAVGATFTLTGKGGQRTVGADEFFVDVFQTAMRPGEILTAVSIPVLAKGTGSAYEKHPDPASGYALVGVAAVLTTSGGKVTAARVAMTGLVPRATRLVGVEAALSGGASVEVAAAKAIDGMTYTDDAAGSAAYKANLASVFTRRALARALTRAG from the coding sequence ATGTATCCCGCATCCTTCGAGTACCATCGTGCAGCTTCGGTCGACGAAGCGCTCACGCTGCTCGCGACATACGGCGACGACGCCAAGGTGCTTGCCGGAGGGCATTCCCTCCTTCCGGTACTCAGGCTCCGATTCGCCTCGCCCGGTCATCTGATCGACATCGGGCGCATCGGCGCGCTCGCCGGTATCAAGGATGGCCCGACCGCAATCACCATCGGGGCCACGACGCGACACGCTGACGTGGCGGCGTCCACGACCATCGCGGCGAAGGCGCCGCTCGTGGCCGAAGCGGCGGCGCTGATCGGCGATCCCAAGGTGCGCAACATGGGAACCATTGGTGGCTCCCTCTCGCACGCCGATCCCGGCGCCGACCTGCCCGCGGCGATGGTCGCCGTTGGCGCAACCTTTACACTCACCGGCAAGGGAGGGCAGCGCACCGTGGGCGCCGACGAGTTCTTCGTCGACGTGTTCCAGACGGCGATGCGACCCGGCGAGATCCTGACCGCGGTCTCGATCCCGGTGCTGGCGAAGGGGACGGGGAGCGCGTACGAGAAGCACCCCGATCCAGCCTCAGGCTACGCGCTGGTCGGCGTGGCTGCCGTGCTCACCACGAGTGGAGGCAAGGTCACTGCGGCGCGCGTGGCGATGACGGGCCTCGTGCCACGGGCCACCAGGCTTGTCGGCGTCGAGGCAGCCCTCAGCGGTGGAGCAAGTGTCGAGGTCGCCGCCGCGAAGGCGATCGACGGTATGACCTACACAGATGATGCCGCCGGTAGCGCGGCCTACAAGGCGAACCTGGCCTCGGTGTTCACGCGCCGCGCTCTCGCACGCGCCCTCACGCGTGCGGGATGA
- a CDS encoding molybdopterin-dependent oxidoreductase has translation MIGESVKRKEDGRFITGKGRYTDDITLTGQTYAAFVRSPYAHARITRIDAAAARAMPGVHAVFTGADLKAGGVNPLPVGWLHEGIQIAEHHAMAVGVARFAGEAVAVVIADSAVLARDAADAVQVDYEELPAVAAAVAALASGAPQLHANAGGNVAFTWQLGDAPGTDAAIAGAKTVVKQHLVNQRLIPNAIEPRACNASYDAANDEMTLYVTSQNPHVHRLIMGAFVLGIPEQRFRVVAPDVGGGFGSKIFIYPEEVVACFASKQIGRPVKWTATRTEAFLSDAHGRDHDTDVEMAFDAAGKIVALRVKTVANMGAYFSLFAPAVPTYLYGTLLSGQYDIPVIHVHVTAAYTNTAPVDAYRGAGRPEATYALERTLDVAARTLGVDPAELRRRNFIAPSKFPYQTAVALQYDSGNYEPALDRALAMVDYKGLRAKQAAARAQGRYIGIGLSSYIEACGLAPSHVVGSLGAQAGLFESGAIRVHPTGKVTVLTGSHSHGQGHETTFAQLVAHELGCSIDDVDVVHGDTARVPFGMGTYGSRSGAVGGTALWMSLQKVKDKGRLIAAHQLEAAPEDLEFANGAWSVKGSPGRSKAFGEIALAAYLAHNIPADMEPGLDATSFFNPSNFVFPFGTHIAVVEVHADTGVVDVVKYVAVDDFGNVINPMIVDGQLHGGIAQGVAQALWEHGAYDDTGQLNAGSFMTYAMPRAEFLPMFETDRTVTPSPVNPLGVKGAGEAGTIASTAATANAVIDALSPFGITHLDMPLTAAKVWAAMQSRGGH, from the coding sequence ATGATTGGCGAGAGCGTCAAGCGCAAGGAAGACGGTCGGTTCATCACCGGCAAGGGGCGGTACACGGACGACATCACGCTCACCGGGCAGACGTACGCGGCGTTTGTGCGCAGCCCGTACGCCCATGCGAGGATCACGCGCATCGACGCGGCCGCCGCGCGGGCGATGCCCGGCGTTCACGCCGTGTTCACCGGCGCCGACCTCAAGGCCGGCGGTGTGAACCCGCTGCCCGTGGGCTGGCTGCACGAGGGCATCCAGATCGCGGAGCATCACGCCATGGCGGTGGGCGTGGCCAGGTTTGCCGGCGAGGCGGTGGCGGTGGTGATCGCCGATTCGGCGGTCCTCGCCCGCGATGCTGCCGACGCCGTGCAGGTCGACTACGAGGAGCTGCCCGCGGTGGCAGCAGCCGTCGCAGCGCTGGCGAGCGGTGCGCCGCAGCTGCATGCCAACGCTGGCGGCAACGTCGCCTTCACCTGGCAACTCGGCGACGCCCCGGGCACCGACGCCGCGATCGCCGGCGCGAAGACGGTGGTGAAGCAGCATCTCGTGAATCAGCGCCTGATCCCCAACGCCATCGAGCCCCGGGCGTGCAACGCGAGCTATGACGCCGCCAACGACGAGATGACGCTTTACGTCACCTCGCAGAATCCGCACGTGCATCGGCTGATCATGGGCGCGTTCGTGCTCGGCATTCCGGAGCAGCGATTCCGCGTGGTGGCACCGGACGTCGGCGGCGGCTTTGGCTCGAAGATCTTCATCTACCCCGAGGAGGTCGTGGCCTGCTTCGCGTCGAAGCAGATCGGGCGGCCGGTCAAGTGGACGGCCACGCGGACCGAGGCGTTCCTGTCCGACGCACACGGTCGCGACCACGACACCGACGTGGAGATGGCCTTCGACGCCGCAGGGAAGATCGTCGCGTTGCGGGTGAAGACGGTCGCGAACATGGGGGCGTACTTCTCGCTCTTTGCGCCCGCGGTGCCCACGTACCTCTACGGCACGCTGCTCTCGGGTCAGTACGACATTCCCGTGATCCACGTACATGTGACGGCGGCCTACACCAACACCGCGCCGGTTGACGCCTACCGCGGGGCAGGGCGCCCCGAGGCGACGTATGCCCTCGAACGGACGCTCGACGTCGCGGCGCGCACGCTGGGGGTCGATCCGGCGGAGCTGCGACGTCGCAACTTCATTGCGCCGTCCAAGTTTCCGTACCAGACGGCCGTGGCGCTGCAGTACGACTCCGGCAACTACGAGCCCGCGCTCGATCGCGCGCTCGCGATGGTGGATTACAAGGGCCTGCGGGCGAAGCAGGCCGCGGCGCGCGCCCAGGGCCGGTACATCGGCATCGGCCTGTCGTCCTACATCGAGGCCTGCGGGCTGGCGCCATCGCACGTGGTCGGCTCGTTAGGTGCGCAGGCCGGACTCTTCGAGTCGGGCGCCATCCGGGTCCACCCCACGGGGAAGGTCACCGTGCTCACGGGATCGCACTCACACGGTCAGGGGCACGAGACGACGTTCGCCCAGCTGGTGGCCCACGAGCTGGGGTGCTCGATCGACGATGTCGATGTGGTGCATGGCGATACGGCCCGCGTTCCCTTTGGGATGGGCACGTACGGCTCGCGCTCGGGCGCGGTAGGCGGCACGGCGCTCTGGATGTCGCTGCAGAAGGTGAAGGACAAGGGGCGACTGATCGCCGCGCACCAGCTCGAGGCGGCGCCGGAGGATCTGGAGTTCGCGAACGGCGCCTGGTCCGTGAAGGGCTCGCCCGGTCGCTCGAAGGCGTTTGGTGAGATCGCGCTCGCCGCCTATCTCGCGCACAACATCCCGGCCGACATGGAGCCCGGGTTGGACGCCACGTCGTTCTTCAATCCGTCCAACTTCGTCTTTCCCTTCGGCACGCACATCGCCGTGGTCGAAGTGCACGCGGACACGGGTGTCGTTGATGTCGTGAAGTACGTGGCGGTCGACGACTTCGGCAACGTCATCAATCCGATGATCGTCGACGGCCAGCTGCACGGCGGCATCGCTCAGGGCGTTGCACAGGCCCTGTGGGAACACGGGGCGTACGACGACACCGGCCAGCTCAACGCCGGCTCGTTCATGACCTATGCGATGCCCAGGGCCGAGTTCCTGCCGATGTTCGAGACCGATCGCACGGTGACACCGTCGCCGGTGAATCCGCTGGGCGTCAAAGGCGCCGGAGAAGCGGGGACGATCGCGTCCACGGCGGCCACGGCCAACGCGGTGATCGATGCGCTGTCGCCGTTTGGCATCACGCACCTCGACATGCCACTCACCGCCGCGAAAGTCTGGGCGGCGATGCAGTCACGGGGAGGCCACTGA
- a CDS encoding XdhC family protein — MDVLPLPTRRAAVATLVATEGSTPRETGARMWVDETGAIIGSVTIGGCVDARVIEASQEVIDAGVSRVVAMALGDEDAWALGMTCAGTVEVLIEPYRPAPDVDPVARSLTRAGEAVRAGRRHATVIPLDGHAGRLDVSDAGDVDGTLGDAALDRAAIDLARTRLDEGRAGTATLETPSGGCRVFVDVHAPPLTLVVFGATHVAMPLVEMARPLGWRTVVVDGRERFATRERFPDVDALIVGMPSEIATRLPLGPSSLVVLLSHDYKYDLPVLQAVLASDAAYVGCLGSARRGKAMLEFLAAQGVPAAQLARVRIPVGLDVGARSAAEIALSVLAEGLAAERGRAGGPMRERRRGA, encoded by the coding sequence ATGGACGTGCTTCCCCTGCCCACCCGTCGCGCCGCCGTGGCGACCCTCGTCGCGACAGAAGGATCCACGCCGCGCGAGACCGGAGCGCGCATGTGGGTCGATGAGACAGGCGCCATCATCGGGTCGGTCACCATCGGCGGATGCGTCGATGCGCGTGTGATCGAGGCGTCGCAGGAGGTGATCGATGCGGGGGTCTCCCGTGTGGTCGCGATGGCCCTGGGTGACGAGGACGCCTGGGCGCTCGGCATGACGTGCGCGGGCACGGTCGAGGTGCTCATCGAACCCTATCGCCCAGCGCCCGACGTCGATCCGGTCGCCCGATCGCTCACGCGAGCTGGCGAAGCGGTGCGCGCCGGCCGACGACATGCCACCGTGATTCCGCTCGACGGGCATGCCGGGCGGCTCGATGTGTCCGACGCCGGCGACGTGGACGGCACCCTCGGCGATGCGGCGCTCGATCGCGCCGCGATAGACCTCGCGCGCACGCGGCTCGACGAAGGTCGAGCCGGGACGGCGACGCTGGAGACGCCGTCTGGCGGCTGTCGCGTGTTTGTCGACGTACACGCGCCACCGCTCACGCTCGTGGTGTTTGGCGCGACCCACGTGGCCATGCCGCTCGTCGAGATGGCGCGTCCGCTCGGCTGGCGCACCGTGGTCGTCGACGGCCGCGAGCGCTTTGCGACGCGCGAACGGTTTCCCGACGTCGACGCGCTGATCGTCGGGATGCCCTCGGAGATTGCCACGCGGCTTCCCCTGGGCCCCTCATCACTCGTCGTGCTGCTCTCGCACGACTACAAATACGACCTGCCGGTGCTGCAGGCCGTGCTGGCCAGCGATGCGGCGTATGTCGGGTGCCTGGGCAGCGCGCGGCGCGGCAAGGCGATGCTGGAGTTCCTCGCGGCGCAGGGTGTACCGGCCGCGCAGTTGGCGCGGGTGCGCATCCCCGTGGGTCTCGACGTCGGTGCGCGATCCGCGGCGGAAATCGCGTTGAGCGTCCTTGCCGAGGGCCTGGCCGCCGAACGTGGGCGTGCGGGAGGGCCAATGCGTGAGCGGCGACGCGGCGCGTGA
- a CDS encoding MoxR family ATPase: protein MEAESYVTDRDVATAVYLATALQKPLLVEGHPGVGKTDIAKVLARVLATDLIRLQCYEGLDATSALYEWNYPRQLLHLRLDEHSTAPLAERERTLFSEAFLLKRPLLAAITHPGTAPVLLIDEVDRADEEFEAFLLEILSDFQVTIPELGTITATARPVVVLTSNRTRDLSEALRRRCLYLWIGYPSFEKEMQIVRTRVPGISERLARELTAFLQSLRRMRLEKVPGIAESLDWAMALVTLHASQLDDALIRATMGCVLKDERDFRALEGELDAGHLPAMLSIAG, encoded by the coding sequence ATGGAAGCGGAGTCGTATGTCACGGACCGTGACGTGGCGACGGCGGTGTACCTCGCCACGGCGCTGCAGAAGCCGCTGCTCGTGGAGGGCCACCCTGGCGTCGGCAAGACCGACATCGCCAAGGTGCTCGCCCGCGTACTCGCCACCGACCTGATTCGCCTGCAATGCTACGAAGGCCTCGACGCGACGAGCGCCCTGTACGAGTGGAACTATCCCCGACAGCTGCTGCACCTCCGGCTCGACGAACACTCGACGGCGCCCCTGGCCGAGCGCGAGCGCACGCTGTTCAGCGAAGCGTTTCTCCTCAAGCGCCCGCTGCTCGCGGCAATCACGCACCCGGGAACGGCGCCAGTGTTGCTCATCGACGAGGTCGATCGCGCCGACGAAGAGTTCGAGGCCTTCCTCCTCGAGATCCTCTCGGACTTTCAGGTCACCATTCCGGAGCTTGGCACGATCACCGCGACCGCGCGGCCGGTCGTCGTGCTGACGTCGAATCGCACGCGCGACCTTTCCGAGGCACTCCGGCGGCGGTGTCTGTATCTGTGGATCGGCTATCCGTCGTTCGAGAAGGAGATGCAGATCGTGCGCACGCGCGTCCCCGGCATCTCCGAGCGGCTCGCCCGCGAACTCACGGCGTTCCTCCAGTCGCTGCGTCGCATGCGCCTGGAGAAAGTGCCAGGCATCGCCGAGTCTCTCGACTGGGCGATGGCCCTCGTCACGCTGCACGCGTCGCAGCTCGACGACGCGCTCATTCGCGCCACCATGGGGTGCGTGCTCAAGGATGAACGCGACTTCCGCGCGCTGGAGGGTGAACTCGATGCCGGTCACCTCCCCGCGATGCTGAGCATCGCCGGATGA
- a CDS encoding amino acid permease — MSLRRTLGVTDLTLLVIGNVIGSGIFIVPSSVLRESGSVTAAALVWLLGGLLSLLGALSYGELASMEGGSGGLYGFIRDAFGRFPAFLYGWTLFFVIGAGTIATLAVAAAGYMGQFTTLSPVAQKAIAVGLIGLMCAINVRGMRESASVQNAATGIKVGAILVMSVILFALGDGGGEAAAVSGASAVSSGVSLSGVGLATISVLWAYEGWQYVTFTDAEAVDPQRSLPRAIALGTAALVAIYLVANFAYLAALGPARVAASERVAGDAVAAVLGPAAGRLIAVAIIVSMYSAAHATVITAPRVYYAMARDGVFFSALAREHPTFGTPALAIITSCVWAMVLAVTGTFEQLLTYVVFVGWVFYAVGAAAVIALRRSRPHAARPFRVPGYPVTPVLFVLAAAAIVGNTIVSQPGRAAVGVGMVLLGAPAYAMWRRRASPR; from the coding sequence ATGTCGCTCCGGCGCACGTTAGGCGTCACCGACCTCACGCTACTGGTCATCGGCAATGTCATCGGCTCCGGGATCTTCATCGTCCCGAGCAGCGTCCTGCGCGAGTCCGGATCCGTCACGGCGGCGGCACTCGTGTGGCTCCTCGGTGGCCTGCTCTCGCTCCTCGGCGCGCTCTCCTACGGCGAGCTCGCGTCGATGGAGGGCGGATCGGGAGGACTATATGGATTCATCCGCGATGCCTTCGGTCGATTCCCGGCGTTCCTGTACGGCTGGACGCTGTTCTTCGTGATCGGGGCAGGGACGATCGCCACCCTCGCCGTGGCTGCGGCGGGCTACATGGGGCAGTTCACGACACTGAGTCCGGTCGCGCAGAAGGCGATCGCGGTCGGGCTCATCGGCCTGATGTGCGCGATCAACGTGCGCGGGATGCGCGAGAGCGCGTCGGTGCAGAACGCCGCCACCGGCATCAAGGTCGGCGCGATCCTCGTGATGAGCGTGATCCTCTTCGCGCTGGGCGACGGTGGTGGCGAGGCGGCGGCGGTGAGTGGCGCGTCCGCCGTGAGCTCGGGTGTGTCGCTGAGCGGCGTTGGCCTGGCGACGATCTCTGTGCTCTGGGCATACGAGGGGTGGCAGTACGTGACCTTCACCGATGCGGAGGCGGTTGATCCGCAGCGCTCGCTCCCGCGAGCGATCGCGCTGGGCACCGCGGCGCTCGTCGCGATTTACCTCGTGGCGAACTTTGCGTATCTGGCGGCGCTCGGTCCCGCGCGCGTGGCCGCTTCGGAGCGGGTGGCCGGAGACGCGGTCGCGGCGGTCCTTGGCCCCGCTGCGGGTCGGCTCATCGCGGTCGCGATCATCGTGTCGATGTACAGCGCGGCGCACGCCACCGTCATCACGGCCCCGCGCGTGTACTACGCGATGGCGCGTGATGGTGTGTTCTTTTCTGCGCTTGCCCGGGAGCATCCGACGTTCGGGACGCCGGCACTGGCCATCATCACGTCGTGTGTGTGGGCGATGGTTCTCGCGGTGACCGGCACGTTCGAGCAGCTGCTGACGTATGTCGTGTTCGTCGGCTGGGTGTTCTATGCCGTGGGTGCCGCCGCCGTGATCGCGCTGCGCCGGTCGCGACCGCACGCCGCACGGCCGTTCCGTGTGCCGGGCTATCCGGTCACGCCGGTGCTCTTTGTGCTGGCCGCGGCGGCGATCGTGGGGAACACCATCGTGTCGCAGCCCGGGCGCGCGGCGGTTGGCGTTGGCATGGTGCTGCTGGGCGCGCCCGCCTACGCGATGTGGCGCCGACGCGCCTCGCCGCGGTAA
- a CDS encoding VWA domain-containing protein, whose translation MTSSHAEPPDLAAAVVRLVRQLRARGARTTTGSSVEALRTLGVVDLLDRDEVRRALRIVLVTRPEDLDLFDEVFDRAWEPWTSARTAVSDAEPRAQPPTPASTRRAPVTLRNWMRVGDGGEGGDDVPVRAPSDDEQLASRDFSAWTESDVQALRRLARRIARRLARRRSRRWRVSQRGRVVDLRGTLRHAVRTAGELIRVYRRDRRIRRTRLVAICDVSGSMELYSRFLLQFLHAMHHSVATIESFVFSTRLSRITEHLRGAAYGVAVRQLGRDVHDWSGGTRIGTAIEQVVRDHHRHLTRRTVVLILSDGWDVGDPAVLDRAMAGLRRRVGKVIWLNPLMGALDYTPATRGMQAALRHVDLLAPAHSLDALERLAPRLAP comes from the coding sequence ATGACTTCTTCGCACGCAGAACCGCCTGACCTCGCCGCGGCCGTGGTGCGACTCGTCAGGCAGCTGCGCGCGCGTGGCGCTCGCACCACCACCGGCAGCTCCGTCGAGGCCCTGCGCACGCTTGGCGTCGTGGACCTGCTCGATCGTGATGAGGTGCGACGCGCCTTGCGCATCGTGCTGGTGACGCGGCCGGAGGATCTTGATCTCTTCGACGAGGTCTTCGACCGGGCCTGGGAGCCGTGGACGTCCGCACGAACGGCGGTGAGCGATGCTGAGCCTCGTGCGCAGCCACCCACACCGGCCTCGACGCGCCGGGCACCAGTGACACTGCGCAACTGGATGCGCGTGGGCGACGGCGGCGAAGGTGGCGATGACGTGCCCGTGCGGGCGCCGTCTGACGACGAGCAGCTCGCTTCGCGAGATTTCTCGGCGTGGACGGAATCCGATGTGCAGGCCCTTCGGCGGCTGGCACGACGCATCGCCAGGCGCCTCGCTCGGCGGCGCAGCCGACGGTGGCGCGTGTCGCAGCGCGGACGTGTCGTCGACCTGCGAGGCACGTTGCGTCACGCTGTGCGCACCGCCGGCGAACTGATCCGCGTATACCGCCGGGACCGTCGTATCCGGCGCACGCGCCTCGTGGCCATCTGTGACGTGTCGGGGTCCATGGAGCTCTACTCGCGGTTCCTCCTGCAGTTCCTGCACGCGATGCACCACAGCGTCGCCACGATCGAGTCCTTTGTGTTCTCCACGCGCCTCTCCCGCATCACCGAGCACTTGCGGGGCGCGGCGTACGGCGTCGCGGTGCGGCAACTCGGTCGTGATGTGCACGACTGGTCCGGCGGCACTCGCATCGGCACGGCGATCGAACAGGTCGTGCGCGATCACCATCGGCACCTCACGCGTCGTACCGTCGTGCTGATCCTCAGCGATGGCTGGGATGTTGGCGATCCCGCGGTGCTCGATCGGGCCATGGCCGGGTTGCGGCGCCGCGTCGGGAAGGTCATCTGGCTCAACCCACTGATGGGAGCGCTCGACTACACCCCGGCAACGCGCGGCATGCAGGCCGCGCTCCGCCACGTCGACTTGCTCGCCCCGGCGCACAGCCTGGACGCGCTCGAGCGCCTGGCGCCACGCCTGGCGCCGTGA